Below is a genomic region from Equus quagga isolate Etosha38 chromosome 17, UCLA_HA_Equagga_1.0, whole genome shotgun sequence.
TGTGGGCCTGGGTGCttatttcttcatcctttttgtGTCTGAGAGTCCTGGCCCTCTATCCGAACCCTTAGTCCTTGGATAAAGTCCCCCAGCAGTTAGCGGGCAAGGAATTTTTCCATGCAGTACGCAGTGGAATTTTCGTTTTCCCAAAATCCTAGTTTTAGGCGATTAGGTGGGAGTTTTAGTTAGAACTGCCTTATGATTGTGCAGATTATCCAGGAATAGACGTGTTCCGGATGGATTTGAAAACAGGCCTGGATTTCTGGGAACTGCCTTTCCATTTCAGGAACACCTGAAAACACAGCAAGTGTCTGAAACGGAATCATTTTTGCTTTCTACTGGCAATATGTTTCCGTACGTTAGCATTGCCCACAGCTGTCGCCTTGCCTAGTGGGTTAATTTTAGAAAGCCATGCATCTGCCGTGAGCTGGCAAGCTCCTGTTTGAACACGGATTGATCAAGGAGGCGGCACTAACAGTGCAGGGTGAATATTTCAACACCTTCTCTTCAATCACATTTGACACGGGCTGTCAGAAGTTTACTTTGCGCTAATGCAGATCCTTAAGACATTGCCTGCTGGAGGCAGTTGTGATATCCTCAAGGTTCCTTAGAGCAAACTTTGAATTGCAAGGACCAAGTTTCATTGTTGTACTTCAGAGTGGAAACTAGTTACTGTGGTGTTCAGTCCAGGACCCCAGGCTGCCCCCGATCTCCTTAGGCAcagaccccccaccccccaccccggctTTGAGAAAGGAGGGCTaggccagcagactgccttcctTGGGACAGCCCTAACAGAACACATCCGTGTTCCCCTTTCAGTCTTTCTATTTTGATCGCGATGATGTGGCTTTGAAGAActttgccaaatattttcttcatcaatCTCATGAGGAGAGGGAACATGCTGAGAAACTGATGAAGCTGCAGAACCAACGAGGCGGCCGGATCTTCCTTCAGGACATCAAGGTGAGCAAAAGATCCTAGGGACATCATGCTTCATCATCTCTCTAGCAGTCCTCGGGTGTCGGAGATCACCCAGAGACTGACAGTTGCCCTTAAGCAATGAGGATATATTCGGCTTCCGTCTTTTGTGCTTTTTTAGGCCTGCTGTCTAAGCTACAGTAGGCACACAGTAACAGGCAAGGAGGTTACATTGGGAATTGTCACCCAGGGAAATGTGGTTGTTCCTTTGGCTGAAGCACAGTGGTTACGTGGTAGGTGCTTGGTGACTTGTCATGATTTAATAGGTAGAGACTGCAGATGCATTGACCTAACCATCTCTCGTTCAGAAACCAGACCAGGATGACTGGGAGAATGGGCTGAAGGCAATGGAGTGTGCATTacacttggaaaaaaatgtgaatgagTCACTATTGGAACTGCACAAACTGGCCACTGACAAAAATGACCCCCACGTGAGTATTGGCAACTTGGGAGTAACTGGAGGAGATGGTTTCCCAGCCTTGGGCTGAGAAAGCTTCCCCATTAACTTGCTTCCCCATTCTGTTCTCTAGTTGTGTGACTTCCTCGAGACTCATTACCTGAATGAGCAGGTGAAAGCCATCAAAGAATTGGGTGACCACGTAACCAACCTGCGCAGGATGGGGGCCCCCGAATCTGGCATGGCAGAGTATCTCTTTGACAAGCACACCCTGGGAGAGTGTGACGAGAGCTAAGTCTTGGGCCAGCTTCCCTCAGCCACCGGGTGACTTCCCTGATCCACCGAGGCAGTGCATGCATGTTGGGGTTACCTTTACCTTTTCTATAAGTTGTACCAAAACATCTACTTAAGTTCTTGGATTTGTACCATTCCTTCAAATAAAGTAATTTGGTACCCAGCTGTTGTCTTTGAGTTCTTGGCATGGGCTAGAAACGTGTCTAAGCCATCTTTGCTAGATCTGTGATCATCACACTAATCAAAATGAGACACCTAGGAGGATTTGTATTTATTAAACTCCTTAGTTTCGGAAAGATACCAAGGCTTGGGTGTGCTGAATTCAGAGAGGGCTTGAGGACTCCTGATTCTGAATTTGATGTTTTGAATTAATATTTCCAGTAGCTTGTTCTAGCTATGTTAGGTACAAAAGGCATTTAAAGGCTGAAGTAGTCCTGAAACTACTGATTTTTCTTGTCCATTAAGCTAACCCATTTAATTCAGGCTGTCATGGGAATATATTCTTCAGTGTGGACAGCTATGTGGCTATGACTGGATCAGTGTCCCGCTGGTGTACACGCAGGTAGGACCAGGCCGGTGAAGCATCCATCTCCCGTGGGAAGCAGGCTTAGGAATGTGCTTCATCCCTGGTGAGAATTTGAGAAAGTTCACAACATGAGTACGGAAAAACCTTATTTCAGTACTAACAGCTGCAGTAGAAGGGCAAGGGTGGAGACATCTTAAATCTTAAGACCCAAGGGTAGCTTCAGGAGGCTGCAGCCACCGGTGTCCTTGCTAACAACTACGTTACTGTCCTTTCCTAAACAAGGTGATGGGTAAAAGTTGGTCTAGCCCTCCAAGCAAACAAGATTATGGCCCTTTTAAGTTTTGAATCacagagctgtgtattctgaccACAGAAGCAACTGCGAATCTAGAAACGGGAAGTTACACTTCCCCCCTACATCATgattgggggtggggtagggtgggtCTAACTGCGTGAGTATCCAGGAAATCAAATAAAGGGAAACATTGGGCAGTTTTGTGACAGCTTTGGACTGACCTCAAGGAAGCATAAAGCACATTTAGGTTCAGAAGCCTTTTCGTGAGGTCCCCAAGGTAGTAAGTTACCCCCAAGGGACCTGGAGCCTCCCCATCTGCCAgttcccggggggggggggggggggggtgccacCCTTTCCAGGAGTGCTTCAGGACCCCTGTGGGTGCTTGTGGGGGAGTGCTCATAGGCCATCTCCCAGCTAAGCCTGGGCAGAGAGTTGAGATCTGGGGCTACAGCCTAGAGCCCCCAGTTCTGCCCCACAGTTTTGTGTCTGCCACCCCTGCTCAGAGTGAGCTGGGTCCAATTTTAACATCTGCCCACCCAAACCTGTGCTAGTAGCCCTTTCTCCAGCATCACTCCTGTCAGTGCACCCTCATCTTCCTTCACCTGGGTTCCAGGGAAGTCTTGGTGATGTCAGGCTGTCGGGTTTAATGAGCAAAAGTCCCCAACACGTCCCCAAGGCCCCTGCTGAGGTGGCCAGGTATGTGCCCCAAGCCAGTGCTGGGCACACATGCTCTGGCAGTGATGGAACCGTAGGAAATGATGCAAGAAGAGTAGGCTCAGAGCAAGGGAGGCTGGTGAGGGTTAACAAGGGAGGGGAGGCCGTGCCCTGGGTTTGGGTAGAGGACAGACCTGTTTTCCAATGCCCAATAGGGATCGCCATGATCTTTGAGTATGGTGTGTATGTTGCTTGTCGACTGTTCCAAATGTGGTTCTCTGAGATGACATTCGGGGGCCTCTGACATATCCGTCAGATTAAATTCGACAGTTTTCCTCTTCAAATGACACAATTCTGGGTGCTCCATTGAGGCCCCAGGACTCTCTGGGAGCATTTCAAAACTCCTCTTGGTCCCAGGCATCACAAGCTGTAGGCTTTGATCTTTGACACTGCCGTCTATGCCTGAGACTCTGCAAAGACTGGAGGGCGCTGACTGTCCGGGTGGGAAGATCATAGGCGTGTGGCTGAGCGGTGTCTGGGGGGCGCTGTGGTAGCCCGACCTCCCATACAGTGCAGCGGACTTGAAGGCGTCCTCCCCCCTAATCTTCCAGGCCTTGCTGTCTTCCTGGTCCCTAGAGTTCTGTCTGGCCCCCCCGAGGTTCTTGAGCTGGCCCTCATGGAGAAGGACTTCTTTCTTGGCCCACAGTAGTTTGGTCTTTGAGTTGGTCCTGGGGGGATGGTGGTCATGGGACTGGAGCCCTAGGAAGCGGCCAAGGATGCCAGGGTGAgcgccctcttcctcctcctcctcatttggCTGGAACTCCATCTCTTCCTTATGCAGACTGGAAAGAAGCAGGAGACTAAGCGTTGAGTCGGGGGGACGGAAGCCTGACcttatttctcccttctccccgctcctctccctccctctggcccaAGGCCAAGGGCACACAGTTTTGCTCACAGGGCCcagactctcctctctcctgatCCATCCTGTACCTCCCGATTagtccctcctgccccagctctccTCACTGTTCTGTGGCTCCCTCTTGCCCAGGTTAACATCCAAACTCCCAACCTGGCATTTAAGGGCTTCCTCTTCATCCCGCACATCTTCCCATTAACACCCCTTACTCCAGGTAATCTCAACTACTGGTCCCCAGGTATGGAGGGTCAGATGAGGCCCAGGAGTGACTGGGCAAGCCAGGGATTTGTGGTTCCAACTGGGGAGCAGCCTCCACAGGGAGAGAAGCCTGGCTTCCTGGGAGCCCACAGCCTTTCCTCTGCAAGAGAAAGCCCACCTACCCAGAGGAGTGGCCTGTCCTTGCCAGTGTCCAAATTCTCCCCATACTTcaaggcccaggcccagctggagGCTGCCTTCTGGGGGGCCAAAGGTGATCTCTCTTCCACGTTCTGCCCCTTTCCCAGGCATCCAGTACGTTATATTGTGTATTCAGAGTTTGGGCCTTGGGTTTGAGCTCCCTTACTAAATTGTGTGTTGTCTGGAGGCAAGGTCTGTGCGTTATTACTCTCCGTCACTCACCCTTCCCTGCCCCAACCTTCAGCTGCTGGAGTACAGACTAGGTAGAACTCAAAGGCAACCTCCAGAAATGTTTCTCACCTAAGCAAGCCTCCATTCTTCATTTGATCACTTTTCCAAACCGTCCTCACACCGACTAGGGAACTCTAATTCTAATTTCAGGTTAATAGGATATTTGGTTCTTAAAAGGGCAAGAAGAGAGAGCTGAATACTATGGAAGAAAAGCTTGATGGTGTGCACCCTGACATGGATCAGTCTCCAGAGTCCTCTCTGTCCTCCCGGGGAGAGAGGGCTCCCTGAGGCAGCCCTTCAGCTCAAAAGGGATTCTGACCGAAGCAGGGAGACGGGACCCATGGGGAGGAaagtttggctgctgtgggtgaCGTGAAGCCTTTACTCTGTAGCAAAAAGTCTACCCAGAAAGCAGCAGTGATGAGCAGCCTCCTGCTGGGACATGCTTGCTGCCCCTCCCGCATCCCAGGGAACTTCACTTCCACTCCCCATCCAAACACCCTGGCTTATCAGAAAACCTAGTCTGGACCAGAATCGGGAATCAGGCCCTGACATCCCACCAGCGTCACTGATCACTGACTGCCCTTGAATaagtcccttctctctctgggcctcagtttccaacTCTGGACATGAGGGTCTTAGACTGGAGGGCCCTCGAGCCCTTCCACCTTCAGGAGTCCTTAAGCAGGTCGAGGTAAGGGGTAAGGGTGTGGAGGTGGAACCAGACACACCTGGGCCACGTGTGTtgcttactagctatgtgaccttgggctaggcagtttacttaatctctctgaacctggATTTAATCATCTGTAAATGGAAGATAAACCAAGGtcactgggaggaaaaaaatggttaagagatATCAAGAGTATAGTGCCCGGCGCTCAGTAGGCACCCGACATGTATTAACCAGTGCCCTCCTAAGTTCTCAGGCAGGCCCTTGTACAAGGGGATTGCTACCCACTGAGTGGTTCCTGCCACTGCCCACCTCATGTTGAAGGTGGAGCCAAAAAAGGAGGGTCGACGAGACTGGGCGGAAGCAGCCGTGTAGGGGGGATGGGGTTCTGGCTCATTCCAGTACATGTCCCGCTCCATCGGGGGCAGGTCCTGGTGCATCTCGTCCACAGCCAACAGGGACACCTAGTCACCAGGGACGGAGGGAGAAGTCCAACAGAAAGGTCAGCCCAGGCAGGACCCTGAACTTGCCAGATGACTTGGAGAGGTCActtccctctctctgggcctcagtttccctacttgTGAAATGGAGAGACTGACGCCTACCTGCAGCCTCATAAGTTGGGGTGAGAATCCTGTGAGTGAAtggttggtgggggtggggggcaattCACCGTGAGGCCACCCTATAGAACTGTGGGGTCCCCCTCCCTGGGTCCAATTTGGGGAGGGTCCTTGGGACAggccccatccctccctccatacCTGCAAGCTCCTGTCGACAATCCAGTTGGTCTCAAAGTCATCATCATCCTCTCCAAATGGGTTGATGAGTTGCTCGGCCACCTTGGGGGTAGGCGAGGTCTGGAAATCCTCAGGTAGACCTCCTTGCAGCCTCGCTTCCCACCCCTTAAATCTCGGCTCCTGTCATTTCCACCCCCTTCCTCCACGACACCCTTTCTGCTTGACCCCTGTCTCCAAAGTCACTGTGCCAGGGCTCTGGCCACCCAAGCCTGTGGAGTCACCACCTTCAGCTCCCCTCACTGTATCTCACCTGGAGCTGCCTAATTCTATTCATTCGCTCATTTA
It encodes:
- the BEST1 gene encoding bestrophin-1, whose protein sequence is MTVTYSSQVANARLGSFSRLLLCWRGSIYKLLYGEFLIFLLSYYSIRFIYRMALTDDQQVMFEKLTLYCDSYIQLIPISFVLGFYVTLVVTRWWNQYENLPWPDRLMNLVSGFVEGKDEQGRLLRRTLMRYANLGNVLILRSVSAAVYKRFPSSQHLVKAGFMTPAEHKHLEKFSLPHNTFWVPWVWFANLSVKAWIGGRIRDPILLQSLLKEMNTLRTQCGHLYAYDWISIPLVYTQVVTVAVYSFFLACLIGRQFLNPAKAYPGHELDLVVPVFTFLQFFFYAGWLKVAEQLINPFGEDDDDFETNWIVDRSLQVSLLAVDEMHQDLPPMERDMYWNEPEPHPPYTAASAQSRRPSFFGSTFNMSLHKEEMEFQPNEEEEEEGAHPGILGRFLGLQSHDHHPPRTNSKTKLLWAKKEVLLHEGQLKNLGGARQNSRDQEDSKAWKIRGEDAFKSAALYGRSGYHSAPQTPLSHTPMIFPPGQSAPSSLCRVSGIDGSVKDQSLQLVMPGTKRSFEMLPESPGASMEHPELCHLKRKTVEFNLTDMSEAPECHLREPHLEQSTSNIHTILKDHGDPYWALENRDEAHS
- the FTH1 gene encoding ferritin heavy chain, with protein sequence MTTAFPSQVRQNYHQDSEAAINRQINLELHASYVYLSMSFYFDRDDVALKNFAKYFLHQSHEEREHAEKLMKLQNQRGGRIFLQDIKKPDQDDWENGLKAMECALHLEKNVNESLLELHKLATDKNDPHLCDFLETHYLNEQVKAIKELGDHVTNLRRMGAPESGMAEYLFDKHTLGECDES